From Amycolatopsis sp. YIM 10, the proteins below share one genomic window:
- a CDS encoding DUF5997 family protein: MTSHKTSQTMKPATAAKKLGVYLEATPAQFQEGVVSRDELNALQADPPEWLRDLRRNGPHPRQVAAAKLGISIGGLARAGLTDPLTTEQIDALKAENPDWLERERATQAEVRKEAARLKQAATDRRP; the protein is encoded by the coding sequence ATGACGTCGCACAAGACCTCCCAGACGATGAAGCCCGCGACCGCGGCGAAGAAGCTGGGCGTGTACCTCGAAGCCACCCCGGCTCAGTTCCAGGAGGGTGTCGTTTCGCGCGACGAGCTGAACGCGCTGCAGGCCGACCCGCCGGAGTGGCTGCGGGACCTGCGCCGCAACGGCCCGCACCCGAGGCAGGTCGCCGCCGCGAAGCTGGGCATCTCGATCGGGGGCCTCGCGCGCGCCGGGCTCACCGATCCGCTGACCACCGAGCAGATCGACGCGCTCAAGGCGGAGAACCCGGACTGGCTGGAGCGCGAACGCGCCACCCAGGCCGAGGTCCGCAAGGAAGCCGCCCGCCTGAAGCAAGCCGCCACCGACCGCCGCCCCTGA
- a CDS encoding iron ABC transporter permease, producing MRRTPPTGPQVAWFCVLGLALLVVSIAVAITIGPAGIGVGEVYSTVLAHLGLADPVLGPLRDGIVWHLRLPRALLAAVCGAGLAVCGVVMQSLLRNPLAEPFVLGVSSGASTGAVLIVVLGVGGGVISLSAGAFAGAAVSFAAVLLLSRIVGGSTDRVVLSGVAAMQLFSALTSFIVLTAADAETTRGVLFWLLGSFASASWTEVAVCAAVLAVSLAVCFGHARALDVFALGQDTAAALGVAVGRIRIVLLCATALLAAALVSSVGAVGFVGLVLPHAVRALTGPGHSRLLPVTAVAGAVFLVWVDTLARTALDPQEVPVGVVTSIIGVPAFVVILYRTSRPRVPAGQ from the coding sequence GTGAGGCGGACACCGCCGACCGGGCCGCAGGTCGCCTGGTTCTGCGTGCTGGGCCTCGCCCTGCTCGTGGTGTCGATCGCGGTGGCGATCACCATCGGACCGGCCGGGATCGGCGTCGGCGAGGTCTATTCGACCGTGCTGGCGCATCTCGGGCTGGCCGATCCGGTGCTCGGCCCGCTGCGGGACGGCATCGTCTGGCACCTGCGCCTGCCGCGCGCGCTGCTCGCGGCGGTGTGCGGCGCCGGGCTCGCGGTGTGCGGGGTGGTGATGCAGTCGCTGCTGCGCAACCCGCTGGCCGAGCCGTTCGTGCTGGGCGTGTCGTCCGGGGCGTCGACCGGTGCGGTGCTGATCGTGGTGCTCGGGGTGGGTGGCGGCGTGATTTCGTTGTCCGCCGGTGCTTTCGCCGGTGCCGCGGTGTCGTTCGCCGCGGTTCTGCTGCTGAGCCGGATCGTCGGCGGCAGCACCGACCGCGTGGTGCTGTCCGGGGTCGCGGCGATGCAGTTGTTCTCCGCGCTCACCTCGTTCATCGTGCTGACCGCCGCCGACGCGGAGACCACTCGGGGCGTGTTGTTCTGGCTGCTCGGCTCGTTCGCCAGCGCTTCGTGGACGGAGGTCGCGGTCTGCGCGGCGGTGCTGGCCGTGTCGCTGGCGGTCTGCTTCGGCCATGCGCGTGCGCTGGACGTGTTCGCGCTCGGCCAGGACACCGCCGCGGCGCTGGGCGTGGCGGTCGGGCGCATCCGGATCGTGCTGCTGTGCGCCACCGCGCTGCTGGCCGCGGCGCTGGTCAGCTCGGTCGGCGCGGTCGGTTTTGTCGGGCTGGTGCTGCCGCACGCGGTGCGGGCGCTGACCGGGCCGGGGCACAGCCGCCTGCTGCCGGTCACCGCGGTGGCCGGAGCGGTGTTCCTGGTCTGGGTGGACACTCTTGCCCGGACGGCGCTCGATCCGCAGGAGGTGCCGGTCGGTGTGGTGACCTCGATCATCGGTGTGCCGGCTTTTGTGGTGATTCTGTATCGGACGTCCCGGCCGCGGGTGCCGGCCGGTCAGTAG
- a CDS encoding ABC transporter substrate-binding protein has translation MPKIRSPHLLLAAALLLAGCATEPAPAREAAKTVENCGHQVKVTKPPRRAVALNQGSAEIMLALGLADRMAGTATWTDPVLPALAADNAKVPRLAENNPSFEAVLATEPDFVAASFVSTLGEGGVATREQFEQLGVPTYVSPTDCLKDNTAGGDGVRTETLTMDVVYTEIRQLATVFGVEPRGEQLVTELQDRMRRAAVPAGGTSLMYWFANAESPYLAGCCGAPGVITSAVGAKNVFDDTRAEWPQINWETVAERNPRVIVLGDLTRRSQTAENGEAKIAFLESHPVTKDLDAVKNKRYVLLSGQAMNPSIRTVDGTEQVAEALRKFGLA, from the coding sequence GTGCCGAAAATCCGTTCCCCTCATTTGCTGCTCGCCGCGGCACTGCTGCTCGCCGGCTGTGCGACCGAGCCCGCTCCCGCGCGGGAAGCCGCGAAGACCGTGGAGAACTGCGGTCACCAGGTGAAGGTGACCAAGCCGCCGCGGCGCGCGGTCGCGCTGAACCAGGGCAGCGCCGAGATCATGCTCGCGCTGGGCCTGGCCGACCGGATGGCGGGCACCGCCACCTGGACCGACCCGGTGCTGCCCGCGCTGGCCGCCGACAACGCGAAGGTGCCGCGCCTGGCGGAGAACAATCCGTCCTTCGAGGCCGTGCTGGCCACCGAACCGGACTTCGTCGCGGCCTCGTTCGTCTCCACACTCGGCGAGGGCGGGGTGGCCACGCGTGAGCAGTTCGAGCAGCTCGGCGTACCGACCTACGTGTCGCCGACCGACTGCCTCAAGGACAACACGGCCGGTGGTGACGGCGTGCGCACCGAGACGCTGACCATGGACGTGGTCTACACCGAGATCCGGCAGCTGGCCACGGTGTTCGGTGTCGAGCCACGCGGTGAGCAGCTGGTGACCGAGTTGCAGGACCGGATGCGCCGCGCGGCCGTGCCTGCTGGTGGCACGAGCCTGATGTACTGGTTCGCCAACGCCGAATCGCCGTACCTGGCCGGGTGCTGCGGTGCGCCAGGGGTGATCACCTCGGCGGTCGGGGCGAAGAACGTCTTCGACGACACCCGCGCGGAGTGGCCGCAGATCAACTGGGAGACCGTGGCCGAGCGCAATCCGCGGGTGATCGTGCTCGGTGACCTCACGCGGCGCTCGCAGACCGCGGAGAACGGCGAAGCCAAGATCGCCTTCCTCGAGTCCCACCCGGTCACCAAGGACCTCGACGCGGTGAAGAACAAGCGGTACGTACTGCTCAGCGGGCAGGCGATGAACCCGTCGATCCGGACGGTGGACGGTACCGAGCAGGTCGCCGAGGCGCTGCGGAAGTTCGGCCTGGCGTGA
- a CDS encoding NADP-dependent oxidoreductase, which yields MKAITQAGYGGPDQLALTEHPEPKVGPGEVLIEVKAAGVNPVDWKLGAGYLDSLMEVQFPLVPGWDVAGVVTALGPDVPEFAVGDEVYGYIRKDSAHLGAYAERVSASVRMLARKPAALSWAQAAGVPLAGLTALQSIDRVEVTAGDTVLIHGASGGVGSLGVQIAVARGARVIGTASERNHEFLRSLGAEPVTYGDGLADRVRALAPEGVDVVLDFVGGGAVHASAEVHRTPSRLVSIADGDAAELGGHALWARPDAARLAELARLADEGKLTVHVEHELPLAEAARAWELSQEGRTRGKIVLTV from the coding sequence ATGAAGGCGATCACCCAGGCCGGCTACGGCGGCCCTGACCAGTTGGCCCTGACCGAACACCCGGAACCGAAGGTCGGCCCCGGCGAGGTGCTGATCGAGGTGAAGGCCGCCGGGGTGAACCCGGTGGACTGGAAGCTCGGGGCCGGTTATCTGGACTCGTTGATGGAGGTCCAGTTCCCGCTCGTACCGGGATGGGACGTGGCCGGGGTGGTCACCGCGCTGGGCCCGGACGTCCCGGAGTTCGCCGTCGGCGACGAGGTGTACGGCTACATCCGCAAGGACTCCGCCCACCTCGGCGCCTACGCCGAGCGCGTCTCGGCGAGCGTGCGCATGCTCGCTCGCAAGCCCGCCGCGCTGAGCTGGGCGCAGGCCGCGGGCGTACCGCTGGCCGGGCTGACCGCGCTGCAGTCGATCGACCGGGTCGAGGTCACCGCGGGCGACACCGTGCTGATCCACGGCGCGTCCGGGGGAGTGGGCTCGCTCGGCGTGCAGATCGCCGTCGCCCGTGGCGCGCGGGTCATCGGCACGGCGAGCGAGCGGAACCACGAGTTCCTGCGCTCGCTCGGCGCGGAGCCGGTGACCTACGGCGACGGGCTGGCCGACCGGGTGCGGGCGCTCGCGCCCGAAGGCGTCGACGTGGTGCTGGACTTCGTCGGTGGCGGTGCCGTGCACGCTTCGGCCGAGGTGCACCGGACCCCGTCGCGGCTGGTGTCCATTGCGGACGGTGATGCCGCCGAACTGGGTGGCCACGCGCTGTGGGCCCGCCCGGACGCGGCGCGGCTCGCCGAACTCGCGCGCCTGGCCGACGAGGGCAAGCTCACCGTGCACGTCGAACACGAACTGCCGCTGGCCGAGGCGGCGCGGGCGTGGGAACTGAGCCAGGAGGGGCGGACACGCGGCAAGATCGTGCTCACCGTGTGA
- a CDS encoding DUF5829 family protein — protein sequence MLLRRLSRMSLAFAAGLTITLTGAVESQAGDGQLLYFNHAYGVLDRETADAIEHSGYLREFANFEVRTTTGADGRVWTGRYLLGRETYVELFGVGDLPEPDGDLGSAGLAVSSERDGDLPEAVRNLHDEGVTDPFEFLQTRDFGDGVPVPWFDGVFTTDQYDEFGAWGMEYRPEYFADPRSNTEPPSFPGDVGRERYLSDGYQDHLLRDVTAVHVAITEGDLGNTVPLLKAGGFSVWPVPGGVVAKGGGTTVRLDAVPPGQVGLRQLDFALNRPVAVRDAERIGNSELVVGPGSRAVWTFTR from the coding sequence ATGCTGCTTCGCAGGTTGTCGCGGATGTCACTGGCCTTCGCCGCGGGCCTCACCATCACCCTCACCGGAGCCGTCGAAAGCCAGGCGGGCGACGGGCAGTTGCTGTACTTCAACCACGCCTACGGGGTGCTGGACCGCGAAACCGCCGACGCCATCGAGCATTCGGGCTACCTGCGCGAGTTCGCCAACTTCGAGGTGCGGACCACCACCGGAGCCGACGGGCGGGTCTGGACCGGCCGGTACCTGCTGGGCCGTGAGACCTATGTGGAGCTGTTCGGCGTCGGCGATCTGCCCGAGCCGGACGGCGACCTGGGTTCCGCGGGCCTGGCGGTGTCGAGCGAACGGGACGGTGACCTGCCCGAGGCGGTGCGGAACCTGCACGACGAGGGTGTCACCGATCCGTTCGAGTTCCTGCAGACCCGCGACTTCGGCGACGGCGTGCCGGTGCCGTGGTTCGACGGTGTGTTCACCACCGACCAGTACGACGAATTCGGCGCCTGGGGCATGGAATACCGGCCGGAGTACTTCGCCGACCCGCGCAGCAACACCGAGCCGCCGAGCTTCCCCGGCGACGTGGGCCGCGAGCGCTACCTGTCCGACGGCTACCAGGACCACCTGCTGCGCGACGTCACCGCGGTCCACGTCGCGATCACCGAAGGGGATCTCGGCAACACGGTGCCGTTGCTGAAGGCCGGCGGGTTCAGTGTGTGGCCGGTGCCGGGTGGCGTGGTGGCCAAGGGCGGTGGCACCACGGTCCGGCTCGACGCGGTGCCGCCCGGCCAGGTCGGCCTGCGCCAGCTGGACTTCGCGCTGAACCGGCCGGTTGCCGTCCGGGACGCCGAGCGGATCGGCAACTCGGAGCTGGTGGTCGGCCCCGGCTCCCGTGCTGTGTGGACGTTCACCCGGTAG
- a CDS encoding glycoside hydrolase family 43 protein, with amino-acid sequence MTALPRKLASGALAALLVFGTVSGPGVAPAAPAVPDYGTAEAGNPFVDGWYADPDVAIYDNTYWVFPTTSRVYAQQTHLDAFSSKDLVHWTKHPNVLTTENVSWAEKAVWAPAPIERDGKYFLYFAANDIQSNDELGGIGVAVADQPEGPYRDALGHPLISQFHNGAQPIDQDVFIDDDGQAYMYYGGWGHANVVKLNADMTSLGTFDDGTTYREITPTPEYVEGSQMFKRGGKYYLMWSEGGWTGPDYSVSYAMADSPTGPFTKLDKVLAQDPAVARGSGHNSVVNVPGTDIWYILYHRRPLSETDGNHRQLAYDRMNFNPDGTIARITMKVEDNFADDNTFGWKTYGGQWTARAGQLRADRSAGGKALLDTNFADFTQDTDVKLTASRGDAGVVFRATKAAVGTDSYAGYYAGITASGRVVLGRADNSWTELASAPLGGVIGKSHHLRVTAVGPDIEVYVDDLSTPKLRVTDGTHTSGANGVRVFGTAASFDDFAVRPAG; translated from the coding sequence ATGACCGCTCTCCCGAGAAAACTCGCTTCCGGGGCGCTGGCCGCCCTGCTCGTGTTCGGCACGGTGTCCGGTCCAGGAGTGGCACCAGCCGCCCCTGCCGTTCCCGACTACGGCACCGCCGAAGCGGGCAACCCGTTCGTCGACGGCTGGTACGCCGATCCCGACGTGGCGATCTACGACAACACCTACTGGGTTTTCCCGACCACCTCGCGCGTCTACGCCCAGCAGACCCATCTCGACGCGTTCTCGTCCAAGGATCTCGTGCACTGGACCAAGCACCCGAACGTGCTGACCACGGAAAACGTGTCGTGGGCGGAGAAGGCGGTCTGGGCGCCGGCCCCGATCGAACGCGACGGCAAGTACTTCCTGTACTTCGCCGCGAACGACATCCAGAGCAACGACGAACTCGGCGGCATCGGCGTCGCCGTCGCCGACCAGCCGGAAGGCCCGTACCGCGACGCGCTCGGCCATCCGCTGATCTCGCAGTTCCACAACGGCGCGCAGCCCATCGACCAGGACGTCTTCATCGACGACGACGGTCAGGCGTACATGTACTACGGCGGCTGGGGCCACGCGAACGTGGTCAAGCTCAACGCCGACATGACCAGCCTCGGCACCTTCGACGACGGCACCACCTACCGCGAGATCACCCCGACCCCGGAGTACGTCGAGGGCTCGCAGATGTTCAAGCGGGGCGGGAAGTACTACCTGATGTGGTCCGAAGGCGGCTGGACCGGCCCGGACTACTCGGTCTCCTACGCCATGGCCGACTCGCCGACCGGGCCGTTCACCAAGCTCGACAAGGTGCTCGCGCAGGACCCGGCGGTCGCCCGCGGCTCCGGCCACAACTCCGTGGTCAACGTGCCCGGCACCGATATCTGGTACATCCTCTACCACCGCCGCCCGCTCAGCGAGACCGACGGCAACCACCGGCAGCTCGCCTACGACCGGATGAACTTCAACCCCGACGGCACCATCGCGCGGATCACCATGAAGGTCGAGGACAACTTCGCCGACGACAACACCTTCGGCTGGAAGACCTACGGCGGGCAGTGGACCGCCAGGGCCGGGCAGCTGCGGGCCGACCGGTCGGCGGGCGGGAAAGCGTTGCTGGACACCAACTTCGCCGATTTCACCCAGGACACCGACGTGAAGCTGACCGCCAGCCGCGGTGACGCGGGCGTGGTGTTCCGGGCGACCAAGGCCGCGGTGGGCACCGACAGCTATGCCGGGTACTACGCGGGAATCACCGCGTCGGGGCGGGTCGTACTCGGGCGCGCCGACAACTCGTGGACGGAACTGGCGTCGGCCCCGCTGGGCGGCGTCATCGGCAAGTCCCACCACCTGCGCGTCACCGCTGTGGGCCCGGACATCGAGGTGTACGTCGACGACCTGAGCACGCCGAAGCTACGGGTCACCGACGGCACGCACACCAGTGGCGCGAACGGGGTCCGGGTGTTCGGCACGGCGGCTTCGTTCGACGACTTCGCCGTTCGCCCGGCGGGCTAG
- a CDS encoding LysR family transcriptional regulator substrate-binding protein, with protein MPSRVTSPITPGNLAVVTESFSLAYVPGVTPGKWARIWSERLPRVPLHLLQVPPGEAEAKVRDRAADAALLRLPVDRTGLHAIPLYTETTVVVVPKDHLIAAAEEVSTADLEDDVLLHPLDDTLGWENPPGRPALDRPATTGDAIELVAAGVGLLVVPQSLARLHHRRDLTYRPLTDAPESRVALSWLEEETTDLMEQFIGIVRGRTVNSTRGRQPEPATPKARPKPKPKAQPPAKSKSQPRKPQQRGGAAKRGKPRRRG; from the coding sequence ATGCCCTCCAGGGTAACCAGCCCGATCACGCCCGGTAATCTGGCCGTCGTGACCGAATCCTTCAGCCTCGCGTACGTGCCGGGTGTGACGCCGGGCAAGTGGGCGCGGATCTGGTCGGAGCGCCTGCCCCGGGTGCCGCTGCACCTGCTCCAGGTGCCGCCGGGCGAGGCCGAGGCGAAGGTCCGCGACCGCGCGGCCGACGCCGCCCTGCTGCGCCTGCCGGTCGACCGGACCGGCCTCCACGCGATCCCGTTGTACACCGAGACCACCGTGGTCGTGGTACCGAAGGACCACCTGATCGCCGCCGCCGAAGAAGTGTCCACAGCGGACCTCGAAGACGACGTGCTGCTCCACCCCCTCGACGACACCCTCGGCTGGGAAAACCCGCCGGGACGGCCCGCGCTCGACCGCCCCGCCACCACCGGCGACGCCATCGAGCTGGTCGCGGCGGGCGTCGGGCTGCTCGTCGTGCCGCAGTCGCTGGCCCGCCTGCACCACCGCCGCGACCTCACCTACCGGCCGCTGACCGACGCGCCGGAGTCCCGCGTGGCGCTGTCGTGGCTGGAGGAGGAGACCACCGACCTGATGGAGCAGTTCATCGGGATCGTGCGCGGCCGGACGGTGAACAGCACCCGCGGCCGCCAGCCGGAACCGGCCACCCCCAAGGCCCGCCCCAAGCCAAAACCGAAGGCACAGCCACCGGCCAAGTCCAAGTCACAGCCGCGCAAGCCCCAGCAGCGCGGCGGGGCTGCCAAACGAGGGAAGCCCCGCCGCCGCGGCTAG
- a CDS encoding PPOX class F420-dependent oxidoreductase: MAFTVEEIAYLRSQPLARLSTVSADGQPDVVPVAFEFDGAGFWVGGGATVVHTRKFRNVAAGQDRVALVIDDLVSMDPFVARGIRVYGQAGVAQERVGMVGPGFYLPITPVVSWSWNLAGEPVGENWYEATRTVH, encoded by the coding sequence ATGGCCTTCACCGTAGAGGAAATCGCCTACCTGCGCTCCCAGCCGCTGGCCCGGCTGTCCACCGTTTCGGCGGACGGGCAGCCGGACGTGGTCCCGGTGGCGTTCGAGTTCGACGGCGCCGGGTTCTGGGTCGGCGGTGGTGCCACGGTGGTGCACACGCGCAAGTTCCGCAATGTGGCGGCCGGTCAGGACCGGGTGGCACTGGTGATCGACGACCTGGTGTCGATGGACCCGTTCGTGGCCAGGGGCATCCGGGTCTACGGGCAGGCCGGGGTGGCGCAGGAGCGGGTCGGCATGGTCGGTCCTGGCTTCTACCTGCCGATCACGCCGGTGGTTTCGTGGAGCTGGAACCTGGCCGGCGAGCCCGTCGGCGAGAACTGGTACGAGGCCACGCGGACCGTGCACTGA
- a CDS encoding CatB-related O-acetyltransferase, whose product MPLPDPNTLHPMPGQSRVVLLKPLVTSPLIEVGEFSYYDDPDDATAFETRNVLYHYGPEKLVIGRFCAFGTGVRFIMNGANHRMDGPSTFPFPIMGGSWADHFDLITGLPARGDTVVGHDVWLGYGVTVMPGVRIGHGAVVASGSVVTADVPDFGIAGGNPAKVIRTRYTPEEIDRLLAVAWWDWPLEHLTAHLRTVMSGSVDELEKAAPAKPE is encoded by the coding sequence ATGCCGTTGCCCGACCCGAACACGCTCCACCCGATGCCCGGCCAGTCGCGGGTGGTGTTGCTCAAGCCGCTGGTCACCTCGCCGCTGATCGAGGTCGGTGAGTTCAGCTACTACGACGACCCCGACGACGCCACCGCGTTCGAGACGCGCAACGTGCTTTACCACTACGGCCCGGAAAAGCTGGTGATCGGCCGGTTCTGCGCGTTCGGCACCGGGGTGCGGTTCATCATGAACGGCGCCAACCACCGCATGGACGGCCCGTCCACCTTTCCCTTCCCGATCATGGGCGGCTCGTGGGCCGATCACTTCGACCTGATCACCGGGCTCCCCGCGCGCGGGGACACCGTCGTCGGCCACGACGTGTGGCTCGGCTACGGCGTGACGGTGATGCCGGGTGTCCGAATCGGACACGGCGCGGTCGTCGCCTCCGGCTCGGTGGTCACCGCCGATGTGCCCGACTTCGGCATCGCCGGTGGCAACCCGGCCAAGGTCATCCGCACCCGCTACACACCGGAGGAGATCGACCGGCTGCTCGCGGTCGCGTGGTGGGACTGGCCACTCGAGCACCTCACCGCACACCTGCGAACGGTGATGTCCGGCAGTGTCGACGAACTGGAGAAAGCAGCTCCAGCGAAACCCGAGTGA
- a CDS encoding TetR/AcrR family transcriptional regulator, protein MPTGVALREVRAQLFGAADRVLRRDGPSGLTSRAVTAEAGCAKGVLHRHFADFDAFLAEFVLDRVERMDEQAATLRESAGTGTVADNLTDALIAVFGSVAVAIVALVTFRDELRARLRETWPAGVPVLTEAVVMIKDYLDAERGLNRVSGDPEGLAPTLIGSAHLLFADRTGTPPDRAAVHAMVTTVLGGQA, encoded by the coding sequence ATGCCGACCGGGGTGGCGCTGCGCGAGGTGCGGGCGCAGCTGTTCGGGGCCGCGGACCGCGTGCTGCGCCGGGACGGGCCGAGCGGGCTGACCAGCCGCGCCGTCACCGCCGAGGCGGGTTGCGCGAAAGGCGTGCTGCACCGGCACTTCGCCGATTTCGACGCCTTCCTCGCCGAGTTCGTGCTCGATCGCGTGGAGCGGATGGACGAGCAAGCGGCGACGTTGCGCGAGTCGGCGGGCACCGGCACGGTCGCCGACAACCTGACCGACGCGCTGATCGCGGTCTTCGGCTCGGTTGCCGTGGCGATCGTCGCACTGGTCACCTTCCGGGACGAGTTGCGGGCGCGCCTGCGCGAGACCTGGCCCGCCGGCGTCCCGGTGCTGACCGAGGCGGTGGTGATGATCAAGGACTACCTCGACGCCGAACGCGGCCTGAACCGGGTCTCCGGCGATCCCGAAGGACTGGCGCCCACGCTGATCGGTTCCGCGCACCTGCTCTTCGCCGACCGGACGGGCACCCCGCCGGACCGCGCCGCCGTGCACGCCATGGTCACCACGGTGCTGGGCGGCCAGGCATAG
- the lexA gene encoding transcriptional repressor LexA, with the protein MTAYHDFDELEHLDASALPERQQRILVTIQDWVNRHGYSPSTRELGDAVGLRSSSSVSKHLAALEDKGFLRRGATVSRPIDVRLFLRGAQRPDAGGDSVSVPVVGHIAAGTPIAADEHVDDVLTVPRQFAGRGTVFGLQVRGDSMIDAAICDGDTVIVRQQPEAHSGQIVAAMIDEEATVKVYRRRGGHVYLEPRNPDYEVIDGDRAVILGVVVSVLRSV; encoded by the coding sequence ATGACCGCCTACCACGATTTCGACGAGCTGGAGCACCTGGACGCGTCGGCGCTGCCCGAGCGCCAGCAACGCATTCTGGTCACCATCCAGGACTGGGTGAACCGGCACGGGTACTCGCCAAGCACCCGCGAACTCGGCGACGCGGTGGGCCTGCGGTCCTCGTCCTCGGTGTCCAAGCACCTGGCGGCGCTGGAGGACAAGGGCTTCCTGCGGCGCGGCGCCACTGTTTCGCGGCCGATCGACGTACGCCTGTTCCTGCGTGGTGCCCAGCGGCCGGACGCGGGCGGGGACTCGGTGAGCGTGCCGGTGGTCGGGCACATCGCCGCGGGCACCCCGATCGCGGCGGACGAGCACGTGGACGACGTGCTCACGGTGCCCCGGCAGTTCGCCGGGCGCGGCACCGTGTTCGGCCTGCAGGTGCGCGGGGACTCGATGATCGACGCCGCCATCTGCGACGGGGACACCGTGATCGTGCGGCAGCAGCCGGAAGCGCACTCGGGGCAGATCGTCGCCGCGATGATCGACGAGGAGGCCACGGTCAAGGTGTACCGCCGCCGCGGTGGGCACGTGTACCTGGAGCCGCGGAACCCGGACTACGAGGTGATCGACGGAGACCGCGCGGTGATCCTCGGTGTGGTCGTCTCGGTCCTGCGCAGCGTCTGA
- a CDS encoding bifunctional 2-polyprenyl-6-hydroxyphenol methylase/3-demethylubiquinol 3-O-methyltransferase UbiG: MGESFGIDAERYDRARPDYPAPLIASIVEASPGPEILDIGCGTGIAARQFQAAGCTVLGVEPDERMARFARHTGVEVEVARFEDWEPGDRQFDAVTAGQAWHWVDPVAGAVKAAQVLRPRGTLTAFWHEFRAPAEIDAAFARAFERVNPGSPFDFSQVAKVGYQPMLDRAAEGFRAAGAFGEAEQSRYTWERRYTRAEWLDHLPTTGVLTQLPADRLAVVLDEVGAAVDALGGSFTLNFTTVSVTARHVARPAY, from the coding sequence ATAGGTGAGTCGTTCGGCATCGACGCCGAGCGCTACGACCGCGCACGCCCCGATTATCCCGCCCCGCTCATCGCGAGCATCGTCGAAGCCAGCCCTGGCCCCGAAATCCTCGACATCGGCTGCGGCACCGGCATCGCGGCACGCCAGTTCCAGGCGGCCGGGTGCACCGTGCTCGGTGTCGAGCCCGACGAGCGGATGGCGCGATTCGCCCGCCACACCGGAGTCGAGGTCGAGGTGGCGAGATTCGAGGACTGGGAACCCGGCGACCGGCAGTTCGACGCGGTAACCGCCGGACAGGCCTGGCACTGGGTCGATCCGGTGGCCGGTGCGGTCAAAGCCGCGCAAGTGCTGCGCCCGCGCGGCACGCTGACCGCGTTCTGGCACGAGTTCCGGGCACCCGCCGAAATCGACGCGGCTTTCGCGAGGGCCTTCGAGCGAGTGAATCCCGGCTCCCCGTTCGACTTCAGCCAGGTGGCCAAGGTCGGCTACCAGCCGATGCTCGACCGCGCCGCCGAGGGCTTCCGTGCCGCGGGCGCGTTCGGCGAGGCGGAGCAGTCGCGCTATACCTGGGAACGGCGCTACACCCGGGCGGAATGGCTCGACCACCTGCCCACCACCGGCGTGCTCACCCAACTGCCCGCGGACCGGCTCGCCGTGGTGCTGGACGAAGTCGGCGCCGCCGTCGACGCGCTCGGCGGCAGCTTCACCCTGAACTTCACCACCGTTTCCGTCACAGCACGGCATGTCGCGCGGCCGGCCTACTGA